The Oncorhynchus mykiss isolate Arlee chromosome 30, USDA_OmykA_1.1, whole genome shotgun sequence genome includes a window with the following:
- the LOC118936337 gene encoding cytokine receptor-like factor 1 isoform X3, producing MLSLLCLMLFVPRVFSSSTPVAGIFPQDPALRMGSSLTATCTVSPERGLHANTMYWTMNGKRLPSSTYDLLSPNCLSVTLHHLNGSQQQSGDNLVCHSGDGHVLAGSCLYVGMPPEKPVNLTCWSRNTKDLSCKWTPGGRGETFIKTKYTLKYKLRWYGRERECEDYSTGQHYTCYIPRDLALFTPYEIWVEASNQLGTATSDVITLDILDVVTTDPPDNVHVSRVGELEDQLTVHWGSPPALKDFLFQAKYQIRYRLEDSTEWKVVDDVGNQTSCRLAGLRAGTVYFVQVRCNPVGIYGSRKAGIWSDWSHPSAASTPHSERLQSGSCEPKPGEQNSTLRRELKQFFGWVRKHAYGCSGMSIKLYDQWRVWLQKSHKTRNQESMWNRKRTDARRQRVTLLSAALD from the exons ATGCTCTCATTGTTGTGCCTCATGCTGTTTGTTCCACGTGTGTTCTCCTCATCGACAC CAGTGGCTGGAATCTTCCCCCAGGACCCGGCGTTGCGGATGGGCTCCAGCCTGACGGCCACGTGCACAGTGAGCCCCGAGCGGGGGCTGCATGCCAACACTATGTACTGGACCATGAACGGGAAGAGACTCCCTAGTAGCACGTACGACCTGCTGAGCCCCAACTGCCTCAGTGTCACTCTGCACCACCTCAATGGCTCCCAGCAACAGTCTGGGGACAACCTGGTGTGTCACAGCGGAGATGGACATGTCCTGGCTGGCTCCTGTCTCTACGTGGGCA TGCCCCCGGAGAAGCCGGTCAACCTAACCTGCTGGTCCCGAAACACAAAGGACCTGAGCTGCAAGTGGACCCCTGGGGGTCGGGGCGAAACCTTCATCAAAACCAAATACACCCTCAAGTACAAATTGAG GTGGTACGGGCGAGAGAGGGAATGTGAGGACTACAGCACGGGGCAACACTACACGTGTTATATCCCCCGGGACTTGGCCCTCTTTACTCCCTACGAGATCTGGGTGGAGGCGTCCAATCAGCTGGGGACTGCCACCTCTGATGTCATCACTCTGGATATCCTGGATGTGG TGACCACAGACCCTCCAGACAATGTCCATGTGAGTCGTGTGGGGGAGCTTGAGGACCAGCTGACAGTGCATTGGGGCAGCCCCCCGGCACTCAAAGACTTCCTCTTCCAGGCCAAATACCAGATACGCTACCGACTGGAGGACAGCACTGAATGGAAG GTGGTGGACGATGTAGGTAACCAGACATCGTGCCGGCTAGCGGGGCTTAGGGCAGGGACGGTGTACTTTGTCCAGGTGAGGTGCAACCCAGTGGGGATCTACGGCTCCAGGAAGGCTGGGATTTGGAGTGACTGGAGCCACCCTTCAGCTGCCTCCACACCCCACAGTG AGCGGCTGCAGAGTGGGTCATGTGAGCCCAAGCCAGGCGAACAGAACTCCACCCTGCGACGGGAGCTCAAGCAGTTCTTTGGCTGGGTTCGCAAACACGCCTATGGCTGCAGCGGCATGTCAATCAAACTCTACGACCAGTGGCGGGTGTGGCTGCAGAAATCGCATAAAACGCGCAACCAG
- the LOC118936337 gene encoding cytokine receptor-like factor 1 isoform X4 has translation MLSLLCLMLFVPRVFSSSTPVAGIFPQDPALRMGSSLTATCTVSPERGLHANTMYWTMNGKRLPSSTYDLLSPNCLSVTLHHLNGSQQQSGDNLVCHSGDGHVLAGSCLYVGMPPEKPVNLTCWSRNTKDLSCKWTPGGRGETFIKTKYTLKYKLRWYGRERECEDYSTGQHYTCYIPRDLALFTPYEIWVEASNQLGTATSDVITLDILDVVTTDPPDNVHVSRVGELEDQLTVHWGSPPALKDFLFQAKYQIRYRLEDSTEWKVVDDVGNQTSCRLAGLRAGTVYFVQVRCNPVGIYGSRKAGIWSDWSHPSAASTPHSERLQSGSCEPKPGEQNSTLRRELKQFFGWVRKHAYGCSGMSIKLYDQWRVWLQKSHKTRNQVGIHVEQKKN, from the exons ATGCTCTCATTGTTGTGCCTCATGCTGTTTGTTCCACGTGTGTTCTCCTCATCGACAC CAGTGGCTGGAATCTTCCCCCAGGACCCGGCGTTGCGGATGGGCTCCAGCCTGACGGCCACGTGCACAGTGAGCCCCGAGCGGGGGCTGCATGCCAACACTATGTACTGGACCATGAACGGGAAGAGACTCCCTAGTAGCACGTACGACCTGCTGAGCCCCAACTGCCTCAGTGTCACTCTGCACCACCTCAATGGCTCCCAGCAACAGTCTGGGGACAACCTGGTGTGTCACAGCGGAGATGGACATGTCCTGGCTGGCTCCTGTCTCTACGTGGGCA TGCCCCCGGAGAAGCCGGTCAACCTAACCTGCTGGTCCCGAAACACAAAGGACCTGAGCTGCAAGTGGACCCCTGGGGGTCGGGGCGAAACCTTCATCAAAACCAAATACACCCTCAAGTACAAATTGAG GTGGTACGGGCGAGAGAGGGAATGTGAGGACTACAGCACGGGGCAACACTACACGTGTTATATCCCCCGGGACTTGGCCCTCTTTACTCCCTACGAGATCTGGGTGGAGGCGTCCAATCAGCTGGGGACTGCCACCTCTGATGTCATCACTCTGGATATCCTGGATGTGG TGACCACAGACCCTCCAGACAATGTCCATGTGAGTCGTGTGGGGGAGCTTGAGGACCAGCTGACAGTGCATTGGGGCAGCCCCCCGGCACTCAAAGACTTCCTCTTCCAGGCCAAATACCAGATACGCTACCGACTGGAGGACAGCACTGAATGGAAG GTGGTGGACGATGTAGGTAACCAGACATCGTGCCGGCTAGCGGGGCTTAGGGCAGGGACGGTGTACTTTGTCCAGGTGAGGTGCAACCCAGTGGGGATCTACGGCTCCAGGAAGGCTGGGATTTGGAGTGACTGGAGCCACCCTTCAGCTGCCTCCACACCCCACAGTG AGCGGCTGCAGAGTGGGTCATGTGAGCCCAAGCCAGGCGAACAGAACTCCACCCTGCGACGGGAGCTCAAGCAGTTCTTTGGCTGGGTTCGCAAACACGCCTATGGCTGCAGCGGCATGTCAATCAAACTCTACGACCAGTGGCGGGTGTGGCTGCAGAAATCGCATAAAACGCGCAACCAGGTAG
- the LOC118936337 gene encoding cytokine receptor-like factor 1 isoform X1, giving the protein MLSLLCLMLFVPRVFSSSTPVAGIFPQDPALRMGSSLTATCTVSPERGLHANTMYWTMNGKRLPSSTYDLLSPNCLSVTLHHLNGSQQQSGDNLVCHSGDGHVLAGSCLYVGMPPEKPVNLTCWSRNTKDLSCKWTPGGRGETFIKTKYTLKYKLRWYGRERECEDYSTGQHYTCYIPRDLALFTPYEIWVEASNQLGTATSDVITLDILDVVTTDPPDNVHVSRVGELEDQLTVHWGSPPALKDFLFQAKYQIRYRLEDSTEWKVVDDVGNQTSCRLAGLRAGTVYFVQVRCNPVGIYGSRKAGIWSDWSHPSAASTPHSERLQSGSCEPKPGEQNSTLRRELKQFFGWVRKHAYGCSGMSIKLYDQWRVWLQKSHKTRNQVGKNNIPFISVTTQSWYITVKPMLCTTRLL; this is encoded by the exons ATGCTCTCATTGTTGTGCCTCATGCTGTTTGTTCCACGTGTGTTCTCCTCATCGACAC CAGTGGCTGGAATCTTCCCCCAGGACCCGGCGTTGCGGATGGGCTCCAGCCTGACGGCCACGTGCACAGTGAGCCCCGAGCGGGGGCTGCATGCCAACACTATGTACTGGACCATGAACGGGAAGAGACTCCCTAGTAGCACGTACGACCTGCTGAGCCCCAACTGCCTCAGTGTCACTCTGCACCACCTCAATGGCTCCCAGCAACAGTCTGGGGACAACCTGGTGTGTCACAGCGGAGATGGACATGTCCTGGCTGGCTCCTGTCTCTACGTGGGCA TGCCCCCGGAGAAGCCGGTCAACCTAACCTGCTGGTCCCGAAACACAAAGGACCTGAGCTGCAAGTGGACCCCTGGGGGTCGGGGCGAAACCTTCATCAAAACCAAATACACCCTCAAGTACAAATTGAG GTGGTACGGGCGAGAGAGGGAATGTGAGGACTACAGCACGGGGCAACACTACACGTGTTATATCCCCCGGGACTTGGCCCTCTTTACTCCCTACGAGATCTGGGTGGAGGCGTCCAATCAGCTGGGGACTGCCACCTCTGATGTCATCACTCTGGATATCCTGGATGTGG TGACCACAGACCCTCCAGACAATGTCCATGTGAGTCGTGTGGGGGAGCTTGAGGACCAGCTGACAGTGCATTGGGGCAGCCCCCCGGCACTCAAAGACTTCCTCTTCCAGGCCAAATACCAGATACGCTACCGACTGGAGGACAGCACTGAATGGAAG GTGGTGGACGATGTAGGTAACCAGACATCGTGCCGGCTAGCGGGGCTTAGGGCAGGGACGGTGTACTTTGTCCAGGTGAGGTGCAACCCAGTGGGGATCTACGGCTCCAGGAAGGCTGGGATTTGGAGTGACTGGAGCCACCCTTCAGCTGCCTCCACACCCCACAGTG AGCGGCTGCAGAGTGGGTCATGTGAGCCCAAGCCAGGCGAACAGAACTCCACCCTGCGACGGGAGCTCAAGCAGTTCTTTGGCTGGGTTCGCAAACACGCCTATGGCTGCAGCGGCATGTCAATCAAACTCTACGACCAGTGGCGGGTGTGGCTGCAGAAATCGCATAAAACGCGCAACCAGGTAGGTAAGAATAATATCCCCTTTATTTCTGTTACAACTCAGTCATGGTACATAACTGTGAAGCCTATGCTATGTACCACTAGGCTACTGTAG
- the LOC110521449 gene encoding transmembrane protein 59, which yields MVQFGCRVCGVSAVVSLLLAGLAAASSDLFDNQLGDINYCKKQCQNTVKNKSPAKDSILNACHRGCRLYSICQFVNGNAGFNTSREECQGACQEAYSKLLEQEACSTGCASQPSEPEIKRRKLKAMAHRPMPPSVMDTVSSWCNDIVSSAQSLISSTWTFYLQADDGKVLVFQSQPEIEYTLPELQAPRSNVADKPWPQIHSHTQRPHGVKGHGEKVAAKAGGKGKHPSVQQHTEDLTAEHDFLGCMSRRSGLPRWILAACLFLSIMVMLWLSCASLVTAPEQHIKTQLSINGDKEFLDDVQKVNPYHLTPVIAVAIDQPEESEEAGPLPVKVDINKTSL from the exons atgGTTCAGTTCGGCTGCAGGGTGTGCGGTGTCTCCGCTGTCGTCTCGCTGCTTCTGGCGGGACTGGCAGCTGCGTCTTCTGATCTATTTGACAATCAACTAGGCGACATCAATTACTGCAAAAAGCAATGCCAGAACACCGTCAAAAACAAAAGCCCAGCTAAA GACTCCATTCTGAATGCCTGTCACCGTGGTTGCCGTCTTTACTCCATCTGCCAGTTTGTGAATGGAAATGCCGGCTTCAACACCAGCAGAGAGGAGTGTCAAGGAG ccTGCCAGGAAGCGTACAGCAAGCTGCTGGAGCAGGAGGCCTGCAGCACCGGCTGTGCCAGCCAGCCTTCTGAACCTGAGATCAAGAGGAGGAAG TTGAAGGCCATGGCCCACCGTCCCATGCCCCCCTCCGTCATGGACACCGTGTCCAGCTGGTGTAACGACATTGTCAGCTCTGCTCAGAGCTTAATCTCCTCTACCTGGACCTTCTACCTGCAGGCCGATGATGGCAAGGTGCTTGTCTTCCAG AGCCAGCCGGAGATCGAGTACACTCTGCCGGAGCTGCAGGCCCCCCGCTCCAATGTGGCAGACAAGCCCTGGCCACAGATtcactcccacacacagagaccccATG GTGTGAAAGGACATGGGGAGAAGGTAGCAGCCAAGGCGGGAGGCAAGGGCAAGCACCCATCAGTCCAGCAACATACGGAAGACCTAACCGCTGAACATGACTTCCTGGGATGCATGTCAAG GCGCTCTGGGCTGCCTCGTTGGATCTTGGCTGCCTGTCTCTTCCTGTCCATCATGGTGATGTTGTGGCTGAGCTGTGCCAGCCTTGTCACTGCACCTGAACAGCACATCAaaacacag CTGAGCATCAACGGAGACAAGGAGTTTCTTGATGACGTCCAGAAGGTCAACCCCTACCATCTGACCCCTGTGATTGCTGTAGCCATCGACCAACCAGAGGAGAGCGAGGAGGCAGGACCACTTCCAGTCAAGGTTGACATCAACAAGACATCTCTCTAG
- the LOC118936337 gene encoding cytokine receptor-like factor 1 isoform X6, with amino-acid sequence MLSLLCLMLFVPRVFSSSTPVAGIFPQDPALRMGSSLTATCTVSPERGLHANTMYWTMNGKRLPSSTYDLLSPNCLSVTLHHLNGSQQQSGDNLVCHSGDGHVLAGSCLYVGMPPEKPVNLTCWSRNTKDLSCKWTPGGRGETFIKTKYTLKYKLRWYGRERECEDYSTGQHYTCYIPRDLALFTPYEIWVEASNQLGTATSDVITLDILDVVTTDPPDNVHVSRVGELEDQLTVHWGSPPALKDFLFQAKYQIRYRLEDSTEWKVVDDVGNQTSCRLAGLRAGTVYFVQVRCNPVGIYGSRKAGIWSDWSHPSAASTPHSERLQSGSCEPKPGEQNSTLRRELKQFFGWVRKHAYGCSGMSIKLYDQWRVWLQKSHKTRNQIL; translated from the exons ATGCTCTCATTGTTGTGCCTCATGCTGTTTGTTCCACGTGTGTTCTCCTCATCGACAC CAGTGGCTGGAATCTTCCCCCAGGACCCGGCGTTGCGGATGGGCTCCAGCCTGACGGCCACGTGCACAGTGAGCCCCGAGCGGGGGCTGCATGCCAACACTATGTACTGGACCATGAACGGGAAGAGACTCCCTAGTAGCACGTACGACCTGCTGAGCCCCAACTGCCTCAGTGTCACTCTGCACCACCTCAATGGCTCCCAGCAACAGTCTGGGGACAACCTGGTGTGTCACAGCGGAGATGGACATGTCCTGGCTGGCTCCTGTCTCTACGTGGGCA TGCCCCCGGAGAAGCCGGTCAACCTAACCTGCTGGTCCCGAAACACAAAGGACCTGAGCTGCAAGTGGACCCCTGGGGGTCGGGGCGAAACCTTCATCAAAACCAAATACACCCTCAAGTACAAATTGAG GTGGTACGGGCGAGAGAGGGAATGTGAGGACTACAGCACGGGGCAACACTACACGTGTTATATCCCCCGGGACTTGGCCCTCTTTACTCCCTACGAGATCTGGGTGGAGGCGTCCAATCAGCTGGGGACTGCCACCTCTGATGTCATCACTCTGGATATCCTGGATGTGG TGACCACAGACCCTCCAGACAATGTCCATGTGAGTCGTGTGGGGGAGCTTGAGGACCAGCTGACAGTGCATTGGGGCAGCCCCCCGGCACTCAAAGACTTCCTCTTCCAGGCCAAATACCAGATACGCTACCGACTGGAGGACAGCACTGAATGGAAG GTGGTGGACGATGTAGGTAACCAGACATCGTGCCGGCTAGCGGGGCTTAGGGCAGGGACGGTGTACTTTGTCCAGGTGAGGTGCAACCCAGTGGGGATCTACGGCTCCAGGAAGGCTGGGATTTGGAGTGACTGGAGCCACCCTTCAGCTGCCTCCACACCCCACAGTG AGCGGCTGCAGAGTGGGTCATGTGAGCCCAAGCCAGGCGAACAGAACTCCACCCTGCGACGGGAGCTCAAGCAGTTCTTTGGCTGGGTTCGCAAACACGCCTATGGCTGCAGCGGCATGTCAATCAAACTCTACGACCAGTGGCGGGTGTGGCTGCAGAAATCGCATAAAACGCGCAACCAG
- the LOC118936337 gene encoding cytokine receptor-like factor 1 isoform X2, with the protein MLSLLCLMLFVPRVFSSSTLAGIFPQDPALRMGSSLTATCTVSPERGLHANTMYWTMNGKRLPSSTYDLLSPNCLSVTLHHLNGSQQQSGDNLVCHSGDGHVLAGSCLYVGMPPEKPVNLTCWSRNTKDLSCKWTPGGRGETFIKTKYTLKYKLRWYGRERECEDYSTGQHYTCYIPRDLALFTPYEIWVEASNQLGTATSDVITLDILDVVTTDPPDNVHVSRVGELEDQLTVHWGSPPALKDFLFQAKYQIRYRLEDSTEWKVVDDVGNQTSCRLAGLRAGTVYFVQVRCNPVGIYGSRKAGIWSDWSHPSAASTPHSERLQSGSCEPKPGEQNSTLRRELKQFFGWVRKHAYGCSGMSIKLYDQWRVWLQKSHKTRNQVGKNNIPFISVTTQSWYITVKPMLCTTRLL; encoded by the exons ATGCTCTCATTGTTGTGCCTCATGCTGTTTGTTCCACGTGTGTTCTCCTCATCGACAC TGGCTGGAATCTTCCCCCAGGACCCGGCGTTGCGGATGGGCTCCAGCCTGACGGCCACGTGCACAGTGAGCCCCGAGCGGGGGCTGCATGCCAACACTATGTACTGGACCATGAACGGGAAGAGACTCCCTAGTAGCACGTACGACCTGCTGAGCCCCAACTGCCTCAGTGTCACTCTGCACCACCTCAATGGCTCCCAGCAACAGTCTGGGGACAACCTGGTGTGTCACAGCGGAGATGGACATGTCCTGGCTGGCTCCTGTCTCTACGTGGGCA TGCCCCCGGAGAAGCCGGTCAACCTAACCTGCTGGTCCCGAAACACAAAGGACCTGAGCTGCAAGTGGACCCCTGGGGGTCGGGGCGAAACCTTCATCAAAACCAAATACACCCTCAAGTACAAATTGAG GTGGTACGGGCGAGAGAGGGAATGTGAGGACTACAGCACGGGGCAACACTACACGTGTTATATCCCCCGGGACTTGGCCCTCTTTACTCCCTACGAGATCTGGGTGGAGGCGTCCAATCAGCTGGGGACTGCCACCTCTGATGTCATCACTCTGGATATCCTGGATGTGG TGACCACAGACCCTCCAGACAATGTCCATGTGAGTCGTGTGGGGGAGCTTGAGGACCAGCTGACAGTGCATTGGGGCAGCCCCCCGGCACTCAAAGACTTCCTCTTCCAGGCCAAATACCAGATACGCTACCGACTGGAGGACAGCACTGAATGGAAG GTGGTGGACGATGTAGGTAACCAGACATCGTGCCGGCTAGCGGGGCTTAGGGCAGGGACGGTGTACTTTGTCCAGGTGAGGTGCAACCCAGTGGGGATCTACGGCTCCAGGAAGGCTGGGATTTGGAGTGACTGGAGCCACCCTTCAGCTGCCTCCACACCCCACAGTG AGCGGCTGCAGAGTGGGTCATGTGAGCCCAAGCCAGGCGAACAGAACTCCACCCTGCGACGGGAGCTCAAGCAGTTCTTTGGCTGGGTTCGCAAACACGCCTATGGCTGCAGCGGCATGTCAATCAAACTCTACGACCAGTGGCGGGTGTGGCTGCAGAAATCGCATAAAACGCGCAACCAGGTAGGTAAGAATAATATCCCCTTTATTTCTGTTACAACTCAGTCATGGTACATAACTGTGAAGCCTATGCTATGTACCACTAGGCTACTGTAG
- the LOC118936337 gene encoding cytokine receptor-like factor 1 isoform X5 → MLSLLCLMLFVPRVFSSSTPVAGIFPQDPALRMGSSLTATCTVSPERGLHANTMYWTMNGKRLPSSTYDLLSPNCLSVTLHHLNGSQQQSGDNLVCHSGDGHVLAGSCLYVGMPPEKPVNLTCWSRNTKDLSCKWTPGGRGETFIKTKYTLKYKLRWYGRERECEDYSTGQHYTCYIPRDLALFTPYEIWVEASNQLGTATSDVITLDILDVVTTDPPDNVHVSRVGELEDQLTVHWGSPPALKDFLFQAKYQIRYRLEDSTEWKVVDDVGNQTSCRLAGLRAGTVYFVQVRCNPVGIYGSRKAGIWSDWSHPSAASTPHSERLQSGSCEPKPGEQNSTLRRELKQFFGWVRKHAYGCSGMSIKLYDQWRVWLQKSHKTRNQVDSIRR, encoded by the exons ATGCTCTCATTGTTGTGCCTCATGCTGTTTGTTCCACGTGTGTTCTCCTCATCGACAC CAGTGGCTGGAATCTTCCCCCAGGACCCGGCGTTGCGGATGGGCTCCAGCCTGACGGCCACGTGCACAGTGAGCCCCGAGCGGGGGCTGCATGCCAACACTATGTACTGGACCATGAACGGGAAGAGACTCCCTAGTAGCACGTACGACCTGCTGAGCCCCAACTGCCTCAGTGTCACTCTGCACCACCTCAATGGCTCCCAGCAACAGTCTGGGGACAACCTGGTGTGTCACAGCGGAGATGGACATGTCCTGGCTGGCTCCTGTCTCTACGTGGGCA TGCCCCCGGAGAAGCCGGTCAACCTAACCTGCTGGTCCCGAAACACAAAGGACCTGAGCTGCAAGTGGACCCCTGGGGGTCGGGGCGAAACCTTCATCAAAACCAAATACACCCTCAAGTACAAATTGAG GTGGTACGGGCGAGAGAGGGAATGTGAGGACTACAGCACGGGGCAACACTACACGTGTTATATCCCCCGGGACTTGGCCCTCTTTACTCCCTACGAGATCTGGGTGGAGGCGTCCAATCAGCTGGGGACTGCCACCTCTGATGTCATCACTCTGGATATCCTGGATGTGG TGACCACAGACCCTCCAGACAATGTCCATGTGAGTCGTGTGGGGGAGCTTGAGGACCAGCTGACAGTGCATTGGGGCAGCCCCCCGGCACTCAAAGACTTCCTCTTCCAGGCCAAATACCAGATACGCTACCGACTGGAGGACAGCACTGAATGGAAG GTGGTGGACGATGTAGGTAACCAGACATCGTGCCGGCTAGCGGGGCTTAGGGCAGGGACGGTGTACTTTGTCCAGGTGAGGTGCAACCCAGTGGGGATCTACGGCTCCAGGAAGGCTGGGATTTGGAGTGACTGGAGCCACCCTTCAGCTGCCTCCACACCCCACAGTG AGCGGCTGCAGAGTGGGTCATGTGAGCCCAAGCCAGGCGAACAGAACTCCACCCTGCGACGGGAGCTCAAGCAGTTCTTTGGCTGGGTTCGCAAACACGCCTATGGCTGCAGCGGCATGTCAATCAAACTCTACGACCAGTGGCGGGTGTGGCTGCAGAAATCGCATAAAACGCGCAACCAGGTAG